The Bryobacteraceae bacterium genome includes a window with the following:
- the fhs gene encoding formate--tetrahydrofolate ligase: protein MLLIRSVADKLGIPEDALEYYGKYTAKLRLELLENPQRRGRLILVTAITPTSHGEGKTVVSIGLTQALEKLGRRAAVTLREPSLGPVFGLKGGATGGGRSQVIPSEMINLHFNGDFHAVTSAHNLLAAMIDAHLHHGNPLGIDVDEITWPRALDMNDRALRHVIVGLGGKANGVPRETGFVITAASEVMAILALARDREDLRARLGRIVIGLNLKGEPVRAADLGATGAMMVLLNEAIMPNLVQTTEGAPALVHAGPFANIAHGTSSVIAQRMALALADYVVNETGFGADLGAEKYFNIVMPSSGLRPDAAVLIASARALCAQGNGGEKGPSTADALRRGLSNLERHLDNLQKFHVPVVIAINRFPDDTDDLIREIRLFASERDIPAAPVEAFSRGGDGAIELAEAVLDLLENRTAAPEPLYKPEVSLRTKIETVAREIYGAAAVYIESKAKKKLERFTAAGFGHLPVCMAKTQSSFTDNPKIYGAPTGWTLTITDADLAAGAGFVVVIAGNMMRMPGLGREPQAVRMDVDADGQIIGLR, encoded by the coding sequence ATGTTGCTTATCCGCTCTGTTGCAGACAAACTCGGCATCCCCGAAGACGCCCTCGAATATTACGGCAAATACACCGCCAAGCTCCGCCTGGAACTGCTCGAAAATCCCCAGCGCCGCGGCAGGCTGATTCTCGTCACCGCCATCACGCCCACCAGCCACGGCGAAGGCAAAACGGTCGTGTCCATCGGGCTGACGCAGGCGCTCGAAAAACTCGGCCGCCGCGCCGCCGTCACTCTGCGCGAGCCTTCGCTCGGCCCTGTCTTCGGCCTGAAAGGCGGCGCCACGGGCGGAGGCCGTTCCCAGGTCATCCCCAGCGAGATGATCAATCTCCACTTCAACGGCGATTTCCACGCCGTCACCAGCGCGCACAACCTGCTGGCGGCGATGATCGACGCGCACCTCCATCACGGCAATCCGCTGGGCATCGATGTCGACGAAATCACGTGGCCGCGCGCCCTCGACATGAACGACCGCGCCCTGCGCCACGTCATCGTCGGCCTGGGAGGCAAGGCAAACGGAGTTCCGCGCGAGACCGGGTTCGTCATCACGGCCGCCAGCGAGGTCATGGCCATTCTCGCTCTGGCCCGGGACCGCGAAGACCTCCGCGCGCGCCTCGGCCGCATCGTCATCGGCCTCAACCTGAAAGGCGAGCCTGTCCGCGCCGCCGATCTGGGGGCCACGGGCGCCATGATGGTCCTCCTCAACGAGGCCATCATGCCGAACCTGGTGCAGACCACCGAAGGCGCGCCCGCCCTGGTTCACGCCGGGCCGTTCGCCAACATCGCCCACGGCACCTCCAGCGTCATCGCCCAGCGCATGGCGCTGGCGCTGGCGGATTACGTCGTCAACGAGACCGGCTTCGGCGCCGACCTCGGCGCGGAGAAGTACTTCAACATCGTCATGCCGTCCAGCGGGCTGCGGCCCGATGCCGCCGTTCTGATCGCCAGCGCCCGCGCCCTCTGCGCCCAGGGCAACGGCGGAGAGAAAGGCCCTTCCACGGCCGACGCCCTGCGCCGCGGCCTGTCGAACCTCGAACGCCACCTCGACAATCTCCAGAAATTCCACGTCCCCGTCGTCATCGCCATCAACCGGTTCCCCGACGACACCGACGACCTGATCCGCGAGATCCGCCTGTTCGCCAGCGAACGCGACATCCCCGCCGCGCCCGTCGAGGCCTTCTCGCGCGGAGGCGACGGCGCCATCGAGCTCGCCGAGGCGGTGCTGGACCTGCTGGAAAACCGCACGGCCGCGCCCGAACCGCTCTACAAGCCGGAAGTCAGCCTGCGCACGAAAATCGAGACCGTGGCCCGCGAGATTTACGGCGCGGCGGCCGTCTATATCGAGAGCAAGGCGAAGAAAAAACTCGAACGGTTTACGGCGGCCGGGTTCGGGCATCTGCCCGTCTGCATGGCGAAAACCCAGTCGTCTTTCACCGATAATCCGAAGATTTACGGCGCGCCCACGGGCTGGACTCTCACCATCACCGACGCCGACCTTGCCGCCGGGGCCGGCTTCGTGGTCGTCATCGCCGGCAACATGATGCGCATGCCCGGACTCGGCCGCGAGCCGCAGGCCGTGCGCATGGATGTCGATGCGGACGGCCAGATCATCGGCCTGCGATGA
- the truB gene encoding tRNA pseudouridine synthase B, whose protein sequence is MEDCAGRAERACALSCMNEVLNGAVVVDKPAGWTSHDVVNKVRRIFGTKKVGHLGTLDPPATGVLPLLINRATRLAQFFSAGQKEYVGVIRFGHATTTYDADGEPLGEDLPPELTWEDVERALKPFRGTFLQTPPPVSAKKIGGRPAYQLARKNVEFELKPVEVTVYAVEILGVEGCRLKLKVRCSPGTYLRAIAHEAGRILGCGAFLESLRRTVSGPFAERQARTLEELERLAEEGRLKEALVPASELLPEFPAQVVDTITETQIRQGRDFRVSPFRGAGGAKYVKAVNGRGELVAIGEAAMPNIYHPVVVL, encoded by the coding sequence ATGGAAGATTGCGCCGGCCGCGCGGAGCGCGCCTGCGCCCTCTCCTGCATGAACGAAGTACTGAACGGAGCCGTCGTCGTCGACAAGCCGGCCGGGTGGACGTCGCACGACGTGGTCAATAAAGTCCGCCGCATTTTCGGAACCAAGAAAGTCGGCCACCTGGGCACGCTGGATCCTCCGGCGACAGGCGTGCTGCCGCTGCTGATCAACCGCGCCACCCGCCTGGCGCAGTTCTTCAGCGCGGGGCAGAAGGAATATGTCGGCGTCATCCGCTTCGGCCACGCCACGACGACCTACGATGCCGATGGCGAGCCGCTTGGCGAAGACCTGCCGCCGGAGCTGACCTGGGAGGACGTCGAACGCGCGCTGAAGCCTTTCCGCGGCACGTTCCTGCAGACGCCTCCGCCGGTTTCGGCGAAGAAGATCGGCGGCCGGCCGGCGTATCAGCTCGCCCGGAAAAACGTGGAGTTCGAGCTGAAGCCCGTGGAAGTGACCGTCTATGCGGTGGAGATCCTGGGCGTGGAAGGCTGCCGGCTGAAGCTGAAGGTGCGGTGCAGCCCCGGAACCTACCTGCGGGCGATCGCGCACGAGGCTGGGCGCATTCTGGGCTGCGGCGCGTTTCTCGAGTCGTTGCGGAGAACCGTTTCCGGGCCGTTCGCCGAGCGGCAGGCGCGCACGCTTGAGGAGCTGGAACGGCTCGCCGAAGAGGGGCGGCTGAAAGAAGCGCTCGTGCCGGCGTCGGAACTGCTGCCCGAGTTTCCGGCGCAGGTGGTGGACACGATCACCGAGACGCAGATCCGGCAGGGGCGCGACTTCCGCGTGTCGCCCTTCCGCGGGGCGGGCGGCGCGAAATACGTGAAAGCCGTCAATGGCCGCGGCGAGCTGGTGGCGATCGGCGAGGCGGCGATGCCGAACATCTACCACCCCGTCGTCGTGCTGTAG
- a CDS encoding oxidoreductase encodes MTPEGSRRFAGRFAEALDNGFYRLAQSCLLSSIGIGTYLGEPTEEDDARYTAAVEAAVRKGVNVIDTAINYRHQRSERSIGAALKTLFGQGAAARDELLVCTKAGFLTPGALPEGIPDSPEVAGRMHCMAPAFLEDQIARSLSNLGLETIDVFYLHNPETQLRFVPRAVFEDRLRAAFATLERLCREGRIAAYGIATWDGLRLRQDSDLRLSLPRVAEIAREAAGEDCHFRFVQLPFNLAMPEAFTRAHQGEPPNHATLLELAARLGVTVVASAPLLQARLASSLPGRVRDAFPECWTDAQRALQFARSAPGITTVLAGMSSLRHVEENLALSTVPPAPLERWLSLFETEA; translated from the coding sequence ATGACGCCGGAAGGCTCCCGCCGCTTCGCCGGGCGCTTCGCCGAGGCTCTGGACAACGGTTTCTACCGTCTTGCCCAGAGCTGCCTGCTGTCTTCCATCGGAATCGGCACCTATCTCGGCGAACCCACCGAAGAAGACGACGCCCGTTATACGGCGGCTGTCGAAGCCGCCGTCCGGAAAGGCGTCAACGTCATCGACACCGCGATCAACTACCGCCATCAGCGTTCCGAGCGGTCCATCGGCGCGGCTCTGAAAACGCTGTTCGGGCAGGGCGCCGCCGCGCGCGACGAACTCCTCGTCTGCACGAAAGCGGGCTTCCTCACGCCCGGCGCCCTCCCCGAGGGCATTCCTGATTCGCCCGAAGTTGCAGGACGCATGCACTGCATGGCGCCCGCCTTTCTGGAAGATCAGATTGCGCGCAGCCTCTCGAACCTCGGTCTGGAGACGATCGACGTTTTCTACCTGCACAATCCGGAAACGCAGCTTCGCTTCGTTCCGCGCGCCGTCTTCGAAGACCGTCTCCGCGCCGCTTTCGCCACGCTCGAGCGCCTGTGCCGCGAGGGCCGCATCGCCGCCTACGGCATCGCCACCTGGGACGGCCTCCGGCTGCGGCAGGACTCCGATCTCCGCCTCAGCCTGCCGCGCGTGGCTGAAATCGCGCGCGAAGCCGCAGGCGAAGACTGCCATTTCCGCTTCGTTCAGCTTCCCTTCAATCTCGCCATGCCCGAGGCCTTCACGCGGGCGCATCAGGGCGAACCGCCGAACCACGCCACGCTGCTCGAACTCGCCGCGCGGCTCGGCGTGACCGTCGTCGCCAGCGCCCCGCTGTTGCAGGCCCGGCTTGCATCGTCCCTGCCGGGGCGCGTGCGCGACGCCTTCCCCGAATGCTGGACCGACGCCCAGCGGGCGCTGCAGTTCGCGCGGTCCGCGCCCGGCATCACCACTGTTCTCGCCGGCATGAGCTCGCTCCGGCACGTCGAAGAGAACCTCGCCCTCAGCACCGTGCCTCCCGCGCCGCTCGAGCGCTGGCTGTCGCTCTTTGAAACGGAAGCATGA
- a CDS encoding ABC transporter ATP-binding protein, producing MQEEVSLSRSFDPRLTRRLLALVLPYWPFVLLALACLLVNSVLQILSPLLTKIAIDRYLAPAPTTTLPWLEQRLPSEPIAGIASVSLLYFGILAAGLLLDFSQQLVMQWTGQQAMFSLRRRILDHLHRLDLRFFDTNPVGRLVTRVTSDVDALNELFASGLVSLLGDALVVLFILGAMFRLSPALTLLMLAALPLVFLVTILFRRAVAASNRRIRAAVARINSFLQEHVSGIAVLQLYNRETRAARDFAAVNAAHRDAYFDSIRAYGWFYPSIEFVSVLTVASLLVAGGWQVRQNALSLGILIAFFQYAMRLFRPIQDLSERYNILQTALAAAERIFELLDTQPRILPPPRPRPFPESIAPIEFDDVWFAYKDEDWVLRGVSFTIQPGEVIAVVGHTGAGKTTLTNLLLRFYDVQRGSIRIGGVDIREFDPRELRRRFGVVLQDPTLFTGTIADNIRLGSAHVTEDAIEMAAEQVNLLDFIEELPSRFDHPVRERGAGLSTGQKQLISFARALAHDPLYLILDEATSSVDTETELKVREALEAMVEGRTSIIIAHRLSTIQRAHRIFVMHKGQLRETGTHQELLARRGIYWKLYQLQYRDQEIRR from the coding sequence GTGCAGGAAGAGGTCTCGCTCTCCCGTTCCTTCGATCCCCGCCTGACGCGCCGCCTGCTGGCTCTCGTGCTTCCTTACTGGCCGTTTGTTCTGCTGGCGCTCGCCTGCCTGCTGGTCAACAGCGTCCTGCAGATTCTGTCTCCGCTGCTGACGAAAATCGCCATCGACCGCTACCTGGCGCCGGCGCCAACGACGACGCTCCCGTGGCTTGAACAGCGCCTTCCGTCCGAGCCGATCGCGGGCATCGCCAGCGTCAGCCTGCTGTACTTCGGCATCCTCGCCGCCGGACTGCTGCTCGATTTTTCCCAGCAGCTGGTCATGCAGTGGACCGGGCAGCAGGCGATGTTCTCGCTGCGCCGGCGCATCCTGGATCACCTGCACCGGCTGGATCTGCGCTTCTTCGACACGAACCCCGTCGGGCGGCTCGTGACGCGCGTCACCAGCGACGTGGACGCTCTCAACGAGCTGTTCGCCTCCGGGCTGGTCTCGCTGCTGGGCGACGCTCTGGTCGTGCTGTTCATCCTCGGGGCCATGTTCCGGCTCAGCCCCGCGCTGACGCTGCTGATGCTCGCGGCCCTGCCGCTCGTGTTCCTTGTCACCATCCTCTTCCGCCGCGCCGTCGCCGCCAGCAACCGCCGCATCCGCGCCGCCGTCGCCCGGATCAACAGCTTCCTTCAGGAACACGTCTCCGGCATCGCCGTCCTGCAGCTGTACAACCGCGAGACCCGCGCGGCGCGCGATTTCGCCGCCGTCAACGCCGCCCACCGCGACGCCTACTTCGACTCGATCCGCGCCTACGGCTGGTTCTATCCGTCCATCGAATTCGTCAGCGTGCTGACCGTCGCCTCGCTGCTTGTCGCCGGCGGTTGGCAGGTCCGCCAGAATGCGCTCTCGCTCGGCATCCTGATTGCGTTTTTCCAGTACGCGATGCGGCTCTTCCGGCCCATTCAGGATCTCAGCGAGCGTTACAACATCCTTCAGACAGCCCTCGCCGCCGCCGAGCGCATCTTCGAGCTGCTCGACACGCAGCCCCGCATTCTGCCGCCTCCGCGCCCCCGCCCGTTTCCGGAATCCATCGCGCCGATCGAGTTCGATGACGTCTGGTTCGCCTACAAGGACGAGGACTGGGTTCTGCGCGGCGTTTCGTTCACCATCCAGCCCGGCGAAGTGATCGCCGTGGTCGGCCATACCGGCGCCGGCAAGACGACGCTGACCAACCTGCTGCTGCGGTTCTACGACGTTCAGCGCGGCTCGATCCGCATCGGCGGCGTGGACATCCGCGAGTTCGACCCGCGCGAACTCCGCCGCCGGTTCGGCGTCGTGCTGCAGGACCCGACGCTGTTCACGGGCACCATCGCGGACAACATCCGCCTCGGTTCGGCCCACGTCACCGAAGACGCCATCGAGATGGCCGCCGAACAGGTCAACCTCCTCGACTTCATCGAAGAGCTGCCCAGCCGCTTCGACCATCCGGTCCGCGAGCGCGGCGCCGGACTGTCCACGGGCCAGAAACAGCTCATCAGCTTCGCCCGCGCGCTGGCCCACGATCCTCTGTATCTGATCCTCGACGAGGCGACATCGAGCGTGGACACGGAGACGGAACTCAAGGTCCGCGAGGCGCTCGAGGCGATGGTGGAGGGCCGGACGTCCATCATCATCGCCCACCGACTGTCCACCATCCAGCGCGCGCACCGCATCTTCGTCATGCACAAGGGGCAGCTGCGCGAGACAGGCACGCACCAGGAGTTGCTCGCCCGCCGCGGCATTTACTGGAAGCTCTACCAGCTGCAGTACAGGGATCAGGAAATCCGCCGCTGA
- the aas gene encoding bifunctional protein Aas, translating into MLQLLVRLLLRLLYRLEVHGQPPRSGRGLVIANHQSFLDAPILWSMLPRDALWLVHTQVMEQWVFRFLLKAADHIVIDVTKPLGVKEAMAALERGRQVVIFPEGRVTVTGALMKIYDGPAFIAAKTEAPVTVAVIDGAARARGFTRMRGDYPLAWLPKIRVTWFEPQVIRMPEGRTGRERRRAASEAMRRLLQRSMCLAKPKRSLFEAFLEAVDVFGRGRDMVEDAGGTRMTYGRLLRGALALGRLTAKFTAEGEAVGVLMPNAAATLALVLGLMSRRRVPAMLNFTAGLEGMQSAMRAAQVKTVITSRTFLERAKLEETVARLEGAHVVLLEDLRARLTPADKLWLLLFALRFPRRAARHAAPEEPAAVLFTSGSEGKPKGVVLSHWSILSDIEQALTVLDVSPADKIFSAMPVFHSFGLMAGFLLPVVSGIRVYLYPTPLHYAVIPELYYDRDATVMFATPTFLKHYAKRAHPYDFRRTRLLVAGAEKLTEEVEQTYFEKFGQKIYEGYGATECSPVISVCTPMRARRGTVGEPLPLMEVRLEPVEGLEEGGMLHVRGPNVMLGYVRESRPGVFEPPESRFGPGWYATGDLAVIEDGFIRLLGRQKRFAKVAGEMISLELPERIAGRASPKHLHAAVARPDPARGEMIVLATEDAALAREALQAAAREMGAPELALPRRIVAVEKLPLLGTGKLDYPKIAAMVEERLGGSRS; encoded by the coding sequence ATGCTGCAACTGCTGGTCCGTCTGCTGCTGCGTTTGCTGTACCGGCTCGAGGTGCATGGGCAGCCGCCGCGCAGCGGCCGCGGTCTGGTGATCGCCAACCACCAGTCGTTTCTGGATGCGCCTATCCTGTGGTCGATGCTGCCTCGCGACGCGCTGTGGCTGGTTCATACGCAGGTAATGGAGCAGTGGGTGTTCCGCTTCCTGCTGAAGGCGGCGGATCACATCGTGATCGACGTCACGAAACCGCTGGGCGTGAAAGAGGCGATGGCGGCGCTGGAGCGCGGGCGGCAGGTGGTCATCTTTCCCGAAGGCCGTGTCACGGTGACCGGCGCGCTGATGAAGATCTACGACGGACCCGCGTTTATCGCGGCGAAGACGGAAGCCCCGGTGACGGTGGCCGTGATCGACGGGGCGGCGCGCGCCCGCGGCTTCACGCGGATGCGCGGCGACTATCCGCTGGCGTGGCTGCCGAAGATCCGGGTGACGTGGTTCGAGCCGCAGGTCATCCGCATGCCGGAAGGGCGCACGGGGCGCGAGCGGCGGCGCGCGGCCAGCGAAGCGATGCGGCGGCTGCTGCAAAGGTCCATGTGCCTGGCGAAGCCGAAGCGGAGCCTGTTTGAAGCCTTTCTGGAAGCTGTGGACGTCTTTGGCCGCGGCCGCGACATGGTGGAGGACGCGGGCGGTACGCGAATGACCTACGGTCGGCTCCTGCGCGGCGCGCTCGCCCTGGGGCGGCTGACAGCGAAATTCACCGCCGAGGGCGAGGCTGTGGGCGTTCTGATGCCGAACGCCGCGGCGACGCTCGCTCTCGTGCTGGGACTGATGAGCCGCCGCCGCGTGCCGGCGATGCTGAACTTCACGGCGGGGCTCGAGGGAATGCAGAGCGCGATGCGCGCGGCGCAGGTGAAAACCGTGATCACGTCGCGGACGTTCCTCGAGCGGGCGAAGCTCGAAGAAACGGTCGCGCGGCTGGAAGGCGCGCACGTCGTGCTGCTCGAAGACCTGCGCGCCCGGCTGACGCCTGCCGACAAGCTGTGGCTGCTGCTGTTCGCGCTGCGTTTCCCGCGCCGGGCTGCGCGGCACGCGGCGCCGGAGGAGCCGGCGGCGGTGCTGTTCACTTCAGGCAGCGAGGGCAAGCCGAAGGGCGTCGTGTTGAGCCACTGGTCCATTCTGAGCGACATTGAACAGGCGCTGACCGTGCTGGACGTCTCGCCGGCGGACAAGATTTTCTCGGCCATGCCTGTGTTCCACAGTTTCGGATTGATGGCCGGATTCCTGCTGCCCGTGGTGAGCGGAATTCGCGTTTATCTCTATCCGACGCCGCTGCATTACGCGGTGATTCCGGAGCTGTACTACGACCGCGATGCCACGGTGATGTTTGCGACGCCGACGTTTCTCAAGCATTACGCGAAGCGCGCGCATCCATACGACTTCCGGCGGACGCGGCTGCTGGTGGCCGGCGCGGAGAAGCTGACGGAAGAAGTGGAACAGACCTATTTCGAGAAATTCGGGCAGAAGATTTACGAGGGCTACGGAGCGACGGAGTGTTCGCCGGTGATCAGCGTCTGCACGCCGATGCGGGCGCGGCGGGGCACGGTGGGCGAGCCGCTGCCTTTGATGGAAGTCCGTCTCGAGCCTGTGGAGGGGCTCGAGGAAGGCGGGATGCTGCACGTGCGCGGGCCGAATGTGATGCTCGGCTATGTGCGCGAGAGCCGTCCGGGCGTGTTTGAGCCGCCCGAGTCGCGGTTCGGCCCCGGATGGTACGCGACCGGCGACCTGGCGGTCATCGAAGACGGTTTCATCCGGCTGCTGGGACGGCAGAAGCGCTTCGCGAAAGTGGCCGGCGAAATGATTTCCCTCGAACTGCCGGAGCGGATCGCCGGGCGGGCTTCGCCGAAGCATCTGCATGCGGCGGTGGCGCGCCCGGATCCGGCGCGCGGCGAAATGATCGTGCTGGCTACGGAGGACGCCGCTCTGGCGCGCGAAGCCCTGCAGGCGGCGGCGCGCGAAATGGGCGCGCCGGAGCTGGCTTTGCCGCGCCGCATCGTCGCCGTGGAGAAACTGCCCCTGCTCGGAACCGGCAAGCTGGATTACCCGAAGATCGCCGCAATGGTGGAGGAGCGTCTTGGCGGAAGCAGGAGCTGA
- a CDS encoding short-chain dehydrogenase, translated as MTLDLTGKTALVTGGSRGIGRAIVERLLQAGAAVVFCGRDAGGVERTLGELRRQFPAETLKIRGRAADVRSEASVRDLFEWMDLETGGPDILVNNAGVGVFGDVTALGPEEWNLVIETNLGGVYRCSRQAIPRMRARGGGWIVNIGSLAGRNAFAGGAAYNASKFGLVGMSEAMMLDHRHEGIRVACILPGSVNTGFGRGGEAPWKMAPEDVAEAVAAVLSMPERTLVSLVEMRPSRPPKR; from the coding sequence ATGACACTCGATCTGACAGGGAAGACGGCGCTGGTGACGGGCGGTTCGCGGGGTATCGGGCGGGCCATTGTGGAACGGCTGCTGCAGGCGGGGGCGGCGGTGGTTTTCTGCGGGCGGGACGCCGGCGGGGTGGAGCGGACGCTCGGGGAGCTGCGGCGGCAATTTCCGGCGGAAACCCTAAAAATCCGCGGCCGGGCCGCCGATGTTCGGAGTGAGGCATCCGTTCGGGACCTGTTCGAATGGATGGATCTCGAGACGGGAGGGCCGGACATCCTGGTGAACAACGCCGGCGTGGGCGTGTTCGGGGATGTGACCGCGCTCGGGCCCGAGGAGTGGAATCTGGTGATCGAGACGAACCTGGGAGGCGTGTACCGGTGCTCGCGCCAGGCGATCCCGCGGATGCGGGCGCGCGGCGGAGGCTGGATTGTGAACATCGGCAGCCTGGCCGGGCGGAACGCGTTCGCGGGCGGCGCGGCCTACAACGCCTCCAAGTTCGGGCTCGTCGGCATGAGCGAAGCGATGATGCTGGACCACCGCCATGAAGGGATCCGCGTGGCCTGCATTCTGCCCGGAAGCGTGAACACGGGTTTCGGGCGGGGCGGGGAGGCGCCGTGGAAGATGGCGCCGGAAGACGTGGCCGAGGCGGTGGCGGCGGTGCTGTCCATGCCGGAGCGGACGCTGGTCAGTCTGGTGGAGATGCGGCCGTCGCGGCCACCGAAACGGTGA
- the hisC gene encoding histidinol-phosphate aminotransferase, which yields MKVQAYHGGASFEAIGVDLTHLERAGEVITADVLDAWFDPAPEVLAALREHLAFLLKSSPPSHAEGFVEEVARRRGVPPESVLPGAGSSSLLFACLPRMLEAGRPVAVLDPMYSEYEHIAGALLGCPLLRAGLREEDGFAVRTETLIDLIRRERPQAVLLVNPNNPTGRCWPREEVLEFVTAVGSGTLVVVDETYLEFAGEGLSLEPEAARRRNLAVVKSMSKVYALSGARVGYMVLHPETAEEMSKWLPPWPVGLLSQAAAMEALRHPEYYRRRYEETRSLREEFRQALAGLNPLPSCTNYFLIRPPQPAELAARLRARSIFVREFFSGVLAGKYLRVTVRSREENLRMIGAMG from the coding sequence ATGAAGGTTCAGGCGTACCACGGCGGGGCGTCGTTCGAGGCGATCGGAGTGGACCTGACGCACCTCGAACGCGCCGGCGAGGTCATCACGGCAGACGTGCTGGACGCCTGGTTCGATCCGGCGCCGGAGGTGCTGGCGGCGCTGCGGGAGCACCTGGCGTTTCTGCTGAAGAGCTCGCCGCCGAGCCACGCGGAAGGCTTCGTCGAAGAAGTGGCGCGGCGGCGCGGCGTGCCGCCGGAGAGCGTGCTGCCCGGCGCCGGCTCTTCCAGCCTGCTGTTCGCATGCCTGCCGAGAATGCTGGAAGCAGGGCGTCCTGTGGCCGTGCTGGACCCGATGTACAGCGAGTACGAGCATATCGCCGGCGCGCTGCTCGGCTGCCCGCTGCTGCGCGCCGGGCTGCGCGAGGAAGACGGGTTCGCCGTCCGGACGGAGACGCTCATTGATCTGATCCGGCGGGAACGGCCTCAGGCTGTGCTGCTCGTCAACCCGAACAATCCTACGGGGCGGTGCTGGCCGAGGGAGGAAGTTCTGGAATTCGTGACAGCCGTGGGTTCCGGCACGCTGGTCGTGGTGGATGAAACGTATCTCGAGTTCGCCGGCGAAGGACTGTCTCTTGAGCCGGAGGCGGCGCGGCGGCGGAACCTGGCCGTCGTCAAGTCCATGTCCAAGGTCTATGCGCTGAGCGGCGCGCGCGTCGGCTACATGGTTCTTCATCCGGAAACGGCTGAAGAGATGTCGAAGTGGCTGCCGCCCTGGCCCGTCGGGCTGCTGTCGCAGGCAGCGGCGATGGAGGCGCTGCGGCATCCGGAATACTACCGGCGGCGCTACGAAGAAACGCGCTCGTTGCGCGAGGAGTTCCGGCAGGCGCTGGCGGGCCTGAACCCGCTGCCTTCCTGCACGAACTACTTCCTGATCCGGCCGCCGCAGCCTGCGGAACTGGCCGCGCGGCTCCGCGCCCGCAGCATCTTTGTCCGGGAGTTTTTCTCCGGAGTCCTGGCCGGAAAATATCTCCGTGTGACGGTCAGATCGAGAGAAGAAAACCTGCGGATGATCGGCGCCATGGGGTGA
- a CDS encoding MFS transporter yields the protein MAEAGAEPQYSPREQRAWYFYDFANSAFSSTVVTLFLGPYLTALAKAAADAGGMVRPLGIPVDARSYWSYLISISVLSQVAVLPVVGAVADASPNKKRVLGVLAYTGAAATIAMFALSDGMYLLGGALFLLANLAFGASIVVYNSFLNDIAPPEQRDAVSSRGWGIGYLGGGILLGLNLLLYQQAPRLGLDEAMAVRISLGSAGAWWAFFTVIPMMGLRARGAAHPQQQAVWKEGFTQLGRTVRSLMRYRQALLFLAAYLLYNDAIQAVITLSGQFGADHLKMPMSELTMAILMVQFVAFLGAMGIQKIAELLGAYRTVMGSLFVWTALICGVFFIRSSRDFFIAAALVALIMGGTQALSRSLFSIMIPKGKEAEYFALYEISDKGTSWLAPLIFGLALQFTGSYEWAVASLIVFFVAGILVLGRVDVQRGMQEAEARQ from the coding sequence TTGGCGGAAGCAGGAGCTGAGCCGCAATACAGCCCGCGCGAACAGCGCGCCTGGTACTTCTACGATTTCGCCAACTCGGCGTTTTCCTCGACGGTCGTCACGCTGTTCCTGGGACCGTATCTGACGGCTCTGGCCAAGGCGGCGGCGGATGCCGGCGGCATGGTGCGACCCCTGGGCATCCCCGTGGACGCGCGCAGTTACTGGAGCTACCTGATCTCGATCTCCGTGCTGAGCCAGGTCGCCGTGCTGCCCGTCGTCGGCGCCGTAGCCGACGCAAGTCCGAACAAGAAGCGCGTGCTCGGCGTGCTGGCTTACACGGGCGCGGCGGCGACGATTGCGATGTTCGCGTTGAGCGACGGAATGTACCTGTTGGGGGGAGCGCTGTTCCTGCTGGCGAACCTGGCGTTCGGGGCGTCGATCGTGGTGTACAACAGCTTTCTGAACGACATCGCGCCGCCGGAGCAAAGGGACGCGGTGTCGAGCAGGGGCTGGGGAATCGGATATCTGGGGGGCGGGATTCTGCTGGGGCTGAATCTGCTGCTCTATCAGCAGGCGCCGCGGCTCGGGCTCGACGAAGCGATGGCTGTGCGGATCAGCCTGGGTTCGGCGGGGGCGTGGTGGGCGTTTTTCACGGTGATTCCGATGATGGGCCTGCGGGCGCGCGGCGCGGCCCATCCGCAGCAGCAGGCCGTCTGGAAAGAGGGCTTCACGCAGCTCGGCCGCACTGTCCGGAGCCTGATGCGGTACCGTCAGGCGCTCCTGTTCCTGGCCGCGTATCTTTTGTACAACGATGCGATTCAGGCGGTCATCACGTTATCGGGCCAGTTCGGCGCCGATCATCTGAAGATGCCGATGAGCGAGCTGACGATGGCCATCCTGATGGTGCAGTTCGTGGCGTTTCTCGGAGCGATGGGAATTCAGAAAATTGCGGAGCTCCTCGGCGCCTACCGGACGGTTATGGGGAGCCTGTTCGTCTGGACGGCGCTCATATGCGGCGTCTTTTTCATCCGGAGCTCGCGCGACTTCTTCATCGCGGCTGCTCTGGTCGCCCTGATCATGGGCGGCACGCAGGCGCTGAGCCGGTCGCTGTTCTCCATCATGATTCCGAAAGGCAAAGAAGCCGAATATTTCGCGCTGTACGAGATCAGCGACAAGGGCACGAGCTGGCTGGCGCCCCTGATATTCGGCCTTGCGCTGCAGTTTACGGGCAGCTATGAGTGGGCGGTGGCCAGCCTGATCGTCTTCTTCGTGGCGGGCATCCTCGTGCTCGGCCGGGTGGACGTGCAGCGCGGCATGCAGGAGGCGGAAGCACGGCAATGA